Proteins encoded by one window of Bos javanicus breed banteng chromosome 22, ARS-OSU_banteng_1.0, whole genome shotgun sequence:
- the LOC133235435 gene encoding cathelicidin-4 produces the protein MGTMQTQRASLSLGRWSLWLLLLGLVVPSASAQALSYREAVLRAVDQLNELSSEANLYRLLELDPPPKDNEDLGTRKPVSFTVKETVCPRTIQQPAEQCDFKEKGRVKQCVGTVTLDPSNDQFDLNCNELQSVILPWKWPWWPWRRG, from the exons ATGGGGACCATGCAGACCCAGAGGGCCAGCCTCTCACTGGGGCGGTGGTCactgtggctactgctgctgGGACTAGTGGTGCCCTCGGCCAGCGCCCAAGCCCTCAGCTACAGGGAGGCCGTGCTTCGTGCTGTGGATCAGCTCAATGAGCTGTCCTCAGAAGCTAATCTCTACCGCCTCCTGGAGCTAGACCCACCTCCCAAGGAT AATGAAGATCTGGGCACTCGAAAGCCTGTGAGCTTCACGGTGAAGGAGACTGTGTGCCCCAGGACGATTCAGCAGCCCGCGGAGCAGTGTGACttcaaggagaaaggg CGGGTGAAACAGTGTGTGGGGACAGTCACCCTGGACCCATCCAATGACCAGTTTGACCTAAACTGTAATGAG CTCCAGAGTGTCATCCTACCATGGAAATGGCCATGGTGGCCTTGGCGCAGAGGTTGA
- the LOC133235438 gene encoding cathelicidin-1, with protein METQRASLSLGRWSLWLLLLGLALPSASAQALSYREAVLRAVDQLNEQSSEPNIYRLLELDQPPQDDEDPDSPKRVSFRVKETVCSRTTQQPPEQCDFKENGLLKRCEGTVTLDQVRGNFDITCNNHKSIRITKQPWAPPQAARLCRIVVIRVCR; from the exons ATGGAGACCCAGAGGGCCAGCCTCTCCCTGGGACGGTGGtcactgtggctgctgctgctggggctaGCACTGCCCTCGGCCAGCGCCCAGGCCCTCAGCTACAGGGAGGCCGTGCTTCGTGCTGTGGATCAGCTCAATGAGCAATCCTCAGAACCTAACATTTACCGTCTTCTCGAGCTGGACCAGCCTCCTCAGGAT GATGAAGACCCAGACAGCCCGAAGCGGGTGAGCTTCAGGGTGAAGGAGACCGTGTGCTCCAGGACCACCCAGCAGCCCCCGGAGCAGTGTGACTTCAAGGAGAATGGG CTGCTGAAACGCTGTGAGGGGACAGTCACCCTGGACCAGGTCAGGGGTAACTTCGACATCACCTGTAATAAT CACAAGAGCATCAGGATTACAAAGCAGCCATGGGCACCACCACAGGCAGCCCGATTATGTCGCATTGTAGTGATAAGGGTTTGCAGATAA